In the Colwellia sp. 20A7 genome, one interval contains:
- a CDS encoding DsbA family protein: MSTTIKTILYYIHDPMCSWCWGYRPVWNTLKLNLPESIQVEYVVGGLAPDSDTPMPLDQQKMIEAHWHTIEKKLGTEFNFDFWRNNTPRRSTYNACRAVIAANNQGYQLQMIEAIQKGYYLRALNPSDSEILIELARGISTQEITKKTASEGDKPPVLAFDLPRFTRDFKSEETQQVLTHQIQLARALTNQGFPSLVLECDGAHYQIPINYEDYHATLTTINNVLAQ; the protein is encoded by the coding sequence ATGAGCACAACAATAAAGACAATCTTATATTATATTCACGATCCAATGTGTAGCTGGTGTTGGGGATATCGTCCAGTATGGAATACCTTGAAGCTTAATTTACCTGAATCAATTCAAGTGGAGTATGTTGTTGGTGGCTTAGCGCCAGACTCTGATACGCCCATGCCACTAGATCAGCAAAAAATGATTGAGGCGCACTGGCATACCATTGAAAAAAAATTGGGGACAGAGTTCAATTTTGATTTTTGGCGTAATAATACGCCACGCCGATCTACTTACAATGCTTGCAGAGCGGTTATTGCAGCGAATAATCAAGGCTATCAATTGCAAATGATTGAAGCGATCCAAAAAGGGTATTATTTACGTGCTTTAAATCCTTCAGATAGTGAGATTTTAATTGAGTTAGCAAGAGGTATATCAACCCAGGAAATAACTAAAAAAACAGCCAGTGAGGGAGATAAACCGCCAGTACTAGCATTTGATTTACCTCGCTTTACTCGTGACTTTAAATCAGAAGAAACCCAACAAGTATTAACTCATCAAATTCAACTTGCGAGAGCGTTAACAAATCAAGGTTTTCCTTCGCTTGTATTAGAATGTGACGGTGCTCATTATCAGATTCCTATTAATTATGAAGACTATCACGCTACCTTAACGACGATTAATAACGTGCTTGCTCAATAG
- a CDS encoding ABC-F family ATPase, translating into MITTSNITMQFGAEPLFENISAKFGNGHRYGLIGANGCGKSTFMKILSGELTPSSGNVSVSTGHKVSTLGQDQFAFEENNVIDTVIMGDAPLWKVKQERDAIYAQAEMSEADGMRAGELESEFAEMDGYTAESRAGEILLEAGIEESFHFGSMAQVAPGWKLRVLLAQALFANPDILLLDEPTNNLDIHTITWLEGELNKRKCTMIIISHDRHFLNSVCTHMADIDYGELRIYPGNYEFFLEQSSLLREQLLSGNDKKAAEIAELQDFVNRFGANASKAKQASSRAKKMDKIKLDDVKSSSRITPKIAFAPGKKMHRQALELEDLAHGFEGDNLFNKGNLLLEAGAKLAIIGENGVGKTTLLRCLMGELVQKEGVVKWSENAAVGYCPQDSGSFFDNDLTLMDWMSQWRRPCHNDLSVRGMLGRMLFTDDDANKKARNCSGGEKNRLLFGRLMMADINVLIMDEPTNHMDIEAIDALNNALKDFEGTLIFVSHDREFVSSLATRIIDIKDKKLVSFEGSLDEYLANQSNTQKVA; encoded by the coding sequence TTGATCACTACATCTAACATTACAATGCAATTTGGCGCAGAGCCTTTATTTGAAAACATATCGGCTAAATTTGGCAACGGACACCGTTACGGTTTAATTGGCGCAAATGGCTGCGGAAAATCTACTTTTATGAAAATATTAAGTGGTGAGTTAACGCCAAGCTCAGGTAATGTGTCTGTTAGCACTGGCCACAAAGTAAGTACTTTGGGACAAGATCAGTTTGCTTTTGAAGAAAACAACGTGATTGATACTGTAATCATGGGTGATGCGCCATTATGGAAAGTGAAACAAGAAAGAGATGCTATCTACGCACAAGCTGAAATGAGCGAAGCAGACGGTATGCGTGCCGGCGAATTAGAAAGTGAATTTGCTGAGATGGACGGTTACACAGCCGAAAGTCGCGCTGGTGAAATCTTACTAGAAGCAGGTATTGAAGAGTCTTTCCATTTCGGTTCGATGGCACAAGTTGCGCCTGGTTGGAAATTACGTGTACTACTTGCCCAAGCGTTGTTTGCAAATCCTGATATTTTGTTACTTGATGAGCCAACTAACAACTTGGATATTCATACCATCACCTGGTTAGAAGGCGAATTAAATAAACGTAAGTGTACTATGATTATTATTTCACATGATCGTCATTTTCTTAATTCAGTATGTACGCACATGGCAGATATTGATTATGGTGAATTACGCATTTACCCTGGTAATTACGAGTTCTTTCTAGAGCAGTCTAGTTTATTACGTGAACAACTATTATCAGGTAATGATAAAAAAGCGGCTGAAATTGCTGAGTTACAAGATTTTGTTAACCGTTTTGGTGCTAATGCGTCAAAAGCGAAGCAAGCGAGTTCTCGTGCTAAAAAAATGGATAAAATAAAGCTAGATGATGTTAAGTCATCAAGTCGTATCACTCCAAAAATAGCCTTTGCTCCAGGTAAAAAAATGCACCGCCAAGCGTTAGAGCTTGAAGATCTAGCTCACGGTTTTGAGGGTGATAATTTATTTAACAAAGGTAACTTATTATTAGAAGCCGGTGCAAAATTAGCTATTATTGGTGAAAATGGCGTAGGCAAAACTACGTTATTACGTTGTTTAATGGGTGAATTAGTACAAAAAGAAGGCGTTGTTAAATGGTCTGAAAATGCTGCTGTAGGTTATTGTCCGCAAGACAGTGGTTCATTTTTTGATAATGATTTAACATTAATGGATTGGATGTCGCAATGGCGTAGACCTTGTCATAACGATTTAAGTGTACGTGGTATGTTAGGTCGTATGTTATTTACTGATGATGATGCAAATAAAAAAGCACGTAACTGTTCAGGTGGTGAAAAGAACCGTTTATTATTTGGTCGATTGATGATGGCTGATATTAATGTATTAATCATGGATGAGCCTACCAACCATATGGACATTGAAGCGATTGATGCATTAAATAATGCATTAAAAGACTTTGAAGGCACGTTAATCTTTGTTAGTCATGACCGTGAATTTGTGTCAAGTTTGGCAACACGTATTATCGATATTAAAGATAAAAAATTAGTTAGTTTTGAAGGTTCTTTAGATGAGTACCTTGCTAACCAATCAAATACTCAAAAGGTTGCTTAA
- a CDS encoding AsmA family protein: MRIFIKIIAVIVVIMALLIVAATQLISTEDIVKQVSIKVEESTGRSLSVDGDKELSFFPSLSLVLNNVRFANASDGSRPDMATLDQLNIHIPWLSIFSGELNVDKFVIVNPNILLETSAKGKANWQFDIADSGTSEQSTSKDKATAVTLPENFDISLGQVEIQGGKLTMLDHQNKTTQIIDQLDLAVLLPSLKQPLHVSGSIRYMDKVFELESSVTTPAEAINNQPFTIKLALLSELANVNYEGEIKEQGQDISGKLSISGDSVKALLQWQGMPLEAKEEAFNQFSLATSMHFANNKLTLNDIAVDLDKLAFTGLADITLSEPLMVNGNIDLGILDLNPYLPESAIAEQAASNNDKAETKSEPLVWDDSELDLSALSLINADIKIQSRQLFVQDIKLGENKLAIKTHNGKATINLVDFQGYEGQGSGVIEVSTNKKPYQITTKFELAKINAEPLLTDAVGFDKLLGKGQLSWNLSTKGISQRDFISQLNGELDFSFIDGAVKGVNLAAIAKSATNIMSGNLAAVSLDSDFSNAEKTDFAALQGTFILSNGVANTKDLSLDNPFIRVLGSGDIDLPQTKMNMQVVTEMVASVQGQAAQDASSGVKIPIKISGPFHDVKVRPDISSEVKDKVKDKVKDKVKDKLNKLFG, from the coding sequence ATGCGAATATTCATAAAAATAATAGCAGTAATAGTAGTTATCATGGCTTTATTGATTGTAGCCGCTACACAGTTAATATCGACAGAAGATATTGTTAAGCAAGTTAGTATAAAAGTAGAAGAATCAACGGGTCGTTCTTTATCGGTAGATGGAGATAAAGAATTAAGCTTTTTCCCGTCATTATCTCTGGTTCTTAATAATGTGCGCTTTGCTAATGCTTCAGATGGTTCAAGACCTGATATGGCGACGCTTGATCAGCTGAATATTCATATACCCTGGCTATCAATATTCTCAGGGGAGTTAAATGTCGATAAATTTGTCATCGTTAACCCCAATATTTTGTTAGAAACGTCGGCTAAAGGAAAAGCTAATTGGCAGTTTGATATTGCCGATAGTGGTACAAGTGAGCAAAGCACAAGCAAAGATAAAGCAACAGCCGTTACTTTGCCTGAAAATTTCGATATTAGTCTTGGGCAAGTCGAAATTCAAGGCGGTAAGCTGACTATGCTAGATCATCAAAATAAAACAACGCAGATTATTGACCAATTAGATCTTGCCGTTTTACTACCATCATTAAAGCAACCCCTTCATGTCTCAGGTAGTATCCGTTATATGGATAAAGTGTTTGAACTGGAATCAAGTGTTACCACACCCGCAGAAGCTATTAATAACCAACCGTTTACTATAAAGCTCGCGTTACTATCTGAGCTTGCTAATGTTAACTATGAAGGTGAAATTAAAGAGCAAGGTCAGGACATTAGTGGAAAGTTATCAATTTCAGGTGATTCAGTTAAGGCATTACTACAGTGGCAAGGTATGCCATTGGAAGCTAAAGAAGAGGCATTTAATCAATTTTCTTTAGCAACAAGTATGCATTTTGCTAATAATAAGCTCACGCTAAATGATATCGCGGTAGATCTTGATAAATTAGCCTTTACTGGTTTGGCTGATATAACATTATCTGAGCCATTAATGGTTAACGGTAATATTGATTTAGGCATATTAGATCTTAATCCATACTTGCCTGAAAGTGCGATAGCTGAACAAGCAGCGTCTAATAATGATAAGGCCGAAACTAAGAGTGAACCCTTAGTATGGGATGATAGTGAGTTAGACCTATCTGCCTTAAGTTTAATTAATGCCGATATAAAGATTCAATCACGTCAACTTTTTGTACAAGATATTAAGTTAGGTGAGAACAAATTAGCAATTAAAACACATAACGGTAAAGCGACGATTAACCTAGTAGATTTTCAGGGATATGAAGGCCAAGGTTCAGGTGTTATCGAAGTTTCAACGAATAAAAAACCATATCAAATAACGACTAAGTTTGAGTTAGCAAAAATAAATGCAGAGCCATTACTTACTGATGCCGTGGGTTTTGATAAATTATTAGGTAAAGGACAATTATCTTGGAATTTATCTACTAAAGGTATTAGTCAACGAGACTTTATTAGCCAGCTTAATGGTGAGCTTGATTTTAGTTTTATTGATGGTGCCGTTAAAGGTGTTAACTTAGCCGCAATTGCTAAAAGTGCGACTAATATTATGTCAGGTAATTTGGCCGCAGTTAGTTTAGATAGTGATTTTAGTAATGCAGAAAAAACAGATTTTGCTGCTTTGCAAGGTACATTTATATTAAGTAATGGGGTAGCGAATACTAAGGATTTATCTTTAGATAACCCTTTTATTCGTGTATTAGGTTCGGGCGATATCGATTTACCTCAAACAAAAATGAATATGCAGGTAGTCACTGAAATGGTCGCGTCGGTTCAGGGACAAGCCGCGCAAGATGCAAGTTCAGGCGTTAAAATTCCGATTAAGATTTCTGGTCCATTTCATGATGTAAAAGTAAGACCTGATATAAGTTCAGAGGTAAAAGATAAAGTAAAAGATAAGGTAAAAGACAAAGTTAAAGATAAACTAAACAAGTTATTCGGTTAA
- a CDS encoding PA4780 family RIO1-like protein kinase, with the protein MKTPKRIQPLVDDGLVDEVISQLMSGKEATVFMVRCGDEVRCAKVYKEANKRSFKKAAQYQEGRKSRNSRRSRAMEKGSKYGRNQQEESWQNAEVEALYKLAEAGVRVPHPFGCFDGVLLMELVTDEAGDVAPRLNDVVMSKEQAIEDHQLVMIYVLRMLCAGIVHGDLSEFNVLVDEYGPVIIDLPQAVDASANNNAKAMLIRDVENMTNYYGQFAPELLLSKYAQEMWALYESGELTFETQLTGLFQESEVSADVDNVIEEIKAAFLEEQDRIQRIAEANEVEE; encoded by the coding sequence TTGAAAACTCCCAAGCGTATTCAGCCACTTGTTGATGATGGCTTAGTAGACGAAGTTATTAGCCAATTGATGAGTGGTAAAGAAGCGACTGTTTTCATGGTTCGCTGTGGCGACGAAGTCCGCTGTGCTAAGGTTTATAAAGAAGCAAATAAGCGTAGTTTTAAAAAGGCTGCTCAATATCAAGAAGGCAGAAAAAGTCGTAACAGTCGTCGTTCTAGAGCCATGGAAAAAGGCTCTAAGTATGGTCGTAATCAACAAGAAGAATCATGGCAAAATGCTGAGGTTGAGGCACTTTATAAATTAGCTGAAGCTGGCGTTAGAGTACCACATCCTTTTGGTTGTTTTGATGGCGTTTTGTTGATGGAGCTTGTTACTGATGAAGCTGGTGATGTAGCACCTCGATTAAATGATGTAGTTATGTCAAAAGAACAGGCTATTGAAGATCATCAATTAGTCATGATTTATGTATTACGTATGTTATGTGCTGGTATTGTTCACGGTGACTTATCAGAATTTAATGTATTAGTAGATGAGTATGGCCCTGTTATTATTGACTTACCACAAGCGGTAGATGCGTCGGCAAATAATAATGCTAAAGCCATGTTAATACGTGATGTAGAAAACATGACTAATTATTATGGTCAATTTGCTCCAGAGTTATTATTAAGTAAGTATGCACAAGAAATGTGGGCTTTATATGAAAGCGGTGAATTAACATTCGAGACCCAGCTGACCGGGCTATTTCAAGAAAGTGAAGTGTCTGCTGATGTGGATAACGTAATCGAAGAAATAAAAGCGGCATTTCTTGAAGAGCAAGATCGTATACAACGGATAGCCGAAGCGAATGAAGTTGAAGAGTAA